A genomic stretch from Solanum stenotomum isolate F172 chromosome 8, ASM1918654v1, whole genome shotgun sequence includes:
- the LOC125873196 gene encoding protein C2-DOMAIN ABA-RELATED 4-like: MDNLFGLLRIKIKRGINLAVRDVRSSDPYVVVKMGKQKLKTRVIKKDVNPEWNEDLTLSVSDANLPVKLTVYDHDMFSMDDKMGDAEFDIKPFLDALKMNLDSLPCGTVITRATPCRANCLSEESKVTWQDNQVVQDMCLRLRNVECGEVELQLQWIDIPGSKRL, encoded by the exons ATGGACAATCTTTTTGGTCTTTTAAGGATCAAAATTAAGAGAGGCATAAACCTCGCTGTACGTGATGTCCGCAGCAGTGATCCCTATGTTGTTGTCAAAATGGGTAAACAG AAACTGAAGACACGAGTTATAAAGAAGGATGTTAATCCTGAATGGAATGAAGATCTTACCCTTTCTGTTTCAGACGCAAATCTTCCTGTTAAGCTG ACTGTATACGATCATGATATGTTCAGCATGGATGACAAAATGGGAGATGCAGAATTTGATATCAAACCGTTTTTAGATGCTCTGAAAATGAACTTAGATTCCCTCCCATGTGGCACAGTGATCACAAGAGCAACGCCGTGTAGGGCAAACTGTCTGTCTGAAGAGAGCAAAGTGACATGGCAAGACAACCAAGTTGTGCAAGATATGTGCCTGAGATTGAGAAACGTGGAATGTGGAGAGGTCGAACTCCAACTTCAGTGGATCGACATTCCTGGCAGCAAACGTTTATAG
- the LOC125874344 gene encoding protein TIFY 6B-like → MERDFMGLTVKQEILEEPATDPAGSTSSAMHWSFSNKAHPQYHLSFKGQENNNNNNNKPKIGFESLASAGLVTITTTTDIVDTIHRPYSTQIGAHHVPTHNGVVGTTELRSAPRTSPGPAQLTMFYAGSVCVYDNISPEKAQAIMLLAGNAPISTTIRNFPSLDHNNNNNTNETTIIRSIRVLKSPSNTTEVSKIESRQPPSHNLSAVPQARKASLARFLERRKERVVSASPYGNGKQSSQHMMNFTINSSGSSTPLPATN, encoded by the exons ATGGAGAGAGATTTCATGGGGTTGACTGTAAAACAAGAAATCCTTGAAGAACCGGCCACGGATCCAGCTG GATCAACAAGTTCGGCAATGCATTGGTCATTTTCCAACAAAGCTCATCCTCAATACCACCTATCTTTCAAGGGCCaagagaataataataataataataataagccTAAGATTGGTTTCGAATCACTTGCATCGGCTGGATTGGTGACCATAACCACAACTACTGATATTGTTGATACAATTCATCGACCATATAGTACTCAAATTGGTGCACATCATGTTCCCACACACAATGGTGTTGTGGGCACCACTGAATTGAG GAGTGCACCTAGAACTTCACCAGGACCTGCTCAATTGACCATGTTTTACGCTGGTTCTGTCTGTGTTTACGACAATATTTCACCAGAGAAG GCTCAAGCTATTATGTTACTTGCTGGAAATGCACCAATTAGTACAACAATTCGAAATTTTCCTTCTCTtgatcataataataataataatacgaATGAAACAACAATTATCAGATCAATCAGAGTCCTAAAATCACCTTCTAACACAACAGAAGTTTCCAAAATCGAATCTCGTCAACCTCCCAGCCATAATTTATCAG CTGTTCCTCAGGCTCGCAAGGCATCCTTGGCTAGGTTCTTGGAGAGACGCAAGGAAAG GGTAGTGAGTGCATCACCATATGGAAATGGCAAGCAAAGTTCACAACATATGATGAACTTTACAATAAACTCCTCAGGTTCCAGTACTCCACTTCCTGCTACAAATTAG